The following are encoded together in the Desulfovibrio desulfuricans DSM 642 genome:
- a CDS encoding DMT family protein, with translation MQIPIPVSTVGLLFCSNLFMTFAWYGHLRYRSTALPLVIITSWAIAFFEYVLQVPANRIGYGYFSAAELKTIQEVISLTVFMGFSAFWLHEPLRWNHLVGFALIVLAAWIIFKEW, from the coding sequence ATGCAGATACCAATTCCCGTCAGCACCGTGGGCCTGCTGTTCTGTTCCAATCTTTTCATGACCTTTGCCTGGTACGGGCACCTGCGCTACAGAAGCACAGCCCTGCCGCTGGTTATCATCACAAGCTGGGCCATCGCCTTTTTTGAATACGTTTTGCAAGTGCCCGCCAACAGGATAGGCTACGGATATTTTTCGGCGGCAGAACTGAAAACCATTCAGGAAGTCATCTCCCTGACTGTTTTCATGGGCTTTTCCGCTTTTTGGCTGCACGAGCCGTTGCGTTGGAACCACCTTGTGGGTTTTGCACTTATAGTGCTGGCAGCGTGGATTATCTTTAAGGAGTGGTAG
- the hisC gene encoding histidinol-phosphate transaminase: MSEISVRQEIMALKAYVPGLSIAEIQDKYNLPQVIKMASNENPLGMPPLAREAVERHASGAFRYPQGGNPRLAKALGQRHGVDEHRVVVGNGSDEIIDLLIRILAIPGAHNIVCFNPCFSIYPIQGRICGVEIRRQPLEEDFSFNFAALLELVDANTRIVFVTTPDNPSGFCPPRAAVEALARDLAQKAPDCLLVVDEAYVDFAEDEKAASLLASGIMPHNTAFMRTFSKSFGLAGMRVGYGILPDHLADFVWRARLPFSVNILAEEAALAALADDTFYNATQDAVRTGRKELFAGLTALGCKVWPSEANFLMFGMPEGAPTAAECFETLLARGIIIRPLKSYSLPDLLRVSIGNQQENLAFLSAMADIIARKGEEA, encoded by the coding sequence ATGTCCGAGATCAGTGTGCGCCAGGAAATTATGGCCCTCAAGGCCTATGTTCCCGGTCTTTCCATTGCCGAAATCCAGGATAAGTACAACCTGCCCCAGGTTATCAAGATGGCCAGCAACGAAAACCCGCTGGGCATGCCCCCTCTGGCCCGCGAAGCTGTGGAACGCCACGCGTCCGGAGCCTTCCGCTATCCGCAAGGCGGCAATCCTCGGCTGGCAAAGGCACTGGGCCAGCGACACGGCGTTGACGAGCACCGCGTGGTTGTGGGCAACGGTTCGGACGAAATAATTGACCTGCTTATCCGTATTCTGGCGATCCCCGGCGCGCACAACATTGTGTGCTTCAACCCATGTTTCAGCATTTACCCCATTCAGGGGCGTATTTGCGGCGTAGAAATCCGGCGGCAGCCCCTTGAGGAAGACTTTTCCTTCAACTTTGCCGCCCTGCTGGAACTGGTGGACGCCAACACGCGCATTGTTTTTGTGACCACGCCGGACAATCCCTCTGGCTTTTGCCCCCCGCGTGCTGCGGTGGAGGCCCTTGCGCGCGATCTGGCGCAGAAAGCCCCCGACTGTCTACTGGTGGTGGACGAAGCCTACGTGGATTTTGCCGAGGATGAAAAAGCCGCATCCCTGCTGGCGAGCGGCATCATGCCCCATAACACGGCCTTCATGCGTACGTTTTCCAAAAGCTTCGGGCTTGCGGGCATGCGCGTGGGCTACGGTATTTTGCCTGACCATCTGGCGGATTTTGTCTGGCGCGCTCGCCTGCCCTTCTCTGTCAACATTCTGGCAGAAGAAGCGGCTCTGGCGGCACTGGCTGATGATACTTTTTACAACGCCACGCAGGATGCCGTGCGCACAGGCCGTAAAGAACTGTTTGCGGGCCTGACCGCTCTGGGCTGCAAGGTGTGGCCCAGCGAAGCGAACTTTTTGATGTTCGGCATGCCCGAGGGCGCGCCCACCGCTGCCGAATGCTTTGAAACCCTGCTCGCGCGCGGCATCATCATCCGCCCGCTCAAGAGCTACAGCTTGCCGGATCTGCTGCGCGTCAGCATTGGCAACCAGCAGGAAAACCTCGCATTCCTTTCCGCCATGGCAGATATTATTGCCCGCAAAGGGGAAGAGGCATGA
- a CDS encoding tetratricopeptide repeat protein — protein sequence MSNQLDYEINKELGECYLFMGDFDKAEEYYRKAAGSNSQSAAPFLGLATVAVQRSDLDKALILYQKAASVEETDKALCGIGLVYMEKGDHQQAFDYFAAALKKSRENIVALNCLVRESYQLGCVENALPYLEDTLRSGVEAEAVRVTLAGCMIYLGRAEEARQHLEAVLGANPTNINAKELFDTMAA from the coding sequence ATGAGCAATCAACTGGATTACGAAATCAATAAGGAATTGGGCGAGTGCTACCTTTTCATGGGTGACTTTGACAAGGCCGAGGAATACTACCGCAAGGCCGCAGGCAGCAACTCCCAGAGCGCGGCTCCCTTCCTGGGACTGGCCACCGTGGCCGTGCAGCGCTCTGACCTGGACAAGGCTCTGATTCTGTACCAGAAGGCCGCCTCTGTGGAAGAAACCGACAAGGCCCTGTGCGGCATTGGCCTTGTGTACATGGAAAAGGGCGACCACCAGCAGGCCTTTGACTACTTTGCAGCTGCCCTGAAGAAATCCAGGGAAAACATTGTGGCTCTCAACTGCCTGGTGCGCGAATCTTATCAGCTTGGCTGCGTTGAAAACGCGCTGCCCTACCTGGAAGACACCCTGCGCTCCGGCGTGGAAGCCGAGGCCGTTCGCGTCACTCTGGCTGGCTGCATGATCTATCTGGGCCGCGCCGAAGAAGCCCGGCAGCACCTTGAAGCGGTGTTGGGGGCCAACCCCACCAACATCAATGCCAAGGAACTTTTCGACACCATGGCTGCCTAG
- the cmk gene encoding (d)CMP kinase, producing the protein MSARLPVVTLDGPAGVGKTTLARRVAEGLGLSYLDTGAMFRCMALKLGAGAETLPEEELRTRCAEWTFTLSGLGQQSTLFCNGVAVRGEVRTEAVGMLAARIATVPVVREILRATQRAIGEQYPLVAEGRDMGTVVFPDARFKFFLDAAPEVRASRRLHDLESSGQKADLATLTEQIRQRDALDRNRAVAPLRPAQDSLIVDTSHLDIEGVLGVILHHINVHGGTQSLRSA; encoded by the coding sequence ATGAGTGCGCGGCTTCCTGTGGTGACGCTTGACGGCCCGGCAGGTGTGGGCAAAACCACGCTGGCCCGGCGTGTGGCCGAAGGGCTTGGCCTTTCCTACCTTGATACCGGAGCCATGTTCCGCTGTATGGCGCTCAAGCTGGGCGCCGGGGCGGAAACATTGCCGGAAGAAGAACTGCGCACCCGCTGCGCGGAGTGGACGTTCACCCTTTCGGGCCTTGGGCAGCAGTCCACACTATTCTGCAACGGCGTGGCCGTGCGGGGCGAGGTACGCACCGAGGCCGTGGGCATGCTGGCGGCCCGCATAGCCACCGTGCCTGTGGTGCGCGAAATTCTGCGCGCCACCCAGCGCGCCATTGGCGAGCAGTACCCGCTGGTGGCCGAAGGGCGCGACATGGGAACCGTGGTTTTTCCCGATGCGCGCTTCAAGTTCTTTCTGGATGCAGCGCCTGAGGTACGCGCCTCGCGCCGTCTGCACGACCTTGAATCCAGCGGGCAGAAGGCGGACCTCGCCACCCTGACCGAACAGATCCGCCAGCGCGACGCCCTTGACCGCAACCGCGCCGTGGCCCCCCTGCGCCCCGCGCAGGATTCGCTGATTGTGGACACGTCCCACCTTGACATTGAAGGGGTGCTGGGCGTCATCCTGCACCACATCAACGTGCATGGCGGTACGCAGAGCCTTCGCTCCGCCTGA
- a CDS encoding SHOCT domain-containing protein, translating into MDYTDSMAILKRRLASGEITLEEYEKLKKSI; encoded by the coding sequence ATGGATTACACAGATTCCATGGCGATTCTCAAAAGACGGCTTGCCTCTGGAGAAATCACTCTTGAGGAATACGAAAAACTGAAAAAATCCATCTGA
- a CDS encoding sulfite exporter TauE/SafE family protein translates to MLDFSLVTYAVGIAAAFGGGFIDSIAGGGGLITMPALLLSGVPPHQSLGVNKVSACLGTTVALGNFARSNLVLWRVALAGIIFSLVGSWAGSRLALLLDAAVLGKVLVALLPIGMCATLLPKKEHKQTPLPHSGPRFWIPVALVCLLIGGYDGFFGPGTGSFLILAFHWILRMGLMEASATSKVLNLASNFAGAVVFIVNGVVVWSLALPMAAACCLGNWMGSRLAIRVGPAAVRRFLTISLSLLLLTLVWQYFLAPSMH, encoded by the coding sequence GTGTTGGATTTCAGTCTGGTTACTTACGCCGTTGGCATAGCCGCGGCATTCGGCGGCGGATTTATTGATTCCATCGCTGGCGGAGGCGGGCTTATTACCATGCCCGCCCTGCTGCTTTCCGGCGTACCGCCGCACCAGTCCCTGGGCGTCAACAAGGTCAGCGCCTGCCTTGGCACCACGGTTGCCCTTGGCAACTTTGCCCGCAGTAATCTGGTATTGTGGCGGGTGGCCCTGGCGGGCATTATTTTCTCGCTGGTTGGTTCGTGGGCCGGGTCACGGCTTGCCCTGCTGCTGGACGCCGCAGTTCTTGGCAAGGTGCTGGTGGCCCTGTTGCCCATAGGCATGTGCGCAACCCTGTTGCCCAAGAAAGAACACAAACAGACGCCTCTGCCGCACTCCGGCCCCCGCTTCTGGATTCCCGTAGCCCTTGTATGCCTGCTTATTGGCGGCTATGATGGATTTTTTGGCCCCGGCACCGGGAGCTTTCTTATCCTGGCCTTTCACTGGATTCTGCGCATGGGGCTGATGGAAGCCTCCGCCACCTCCAAGGTGCTCAACCTTGCCTCAAACTTTGCCGGAGCCGTGGTTTTCATCGTCAACGGCGTGGTGGTGTGGAGTCTGGCACTGCCAATGGCTGCGGCCTGCTGCCTCGGCAACTGGATGGGAAGCCGTCTGGCTATTCGCGTGGGACCTGCGGCTGTGCGCCGCTTTTTGACCATTTCGCTCAGCCTCTTGCTGCTGACCCTGGTATGGCAGTATTTTCTGGCGCCGAGCATGCACTGA
- a CDS encoding methyl-accepting chemotaxis protein codes for MKLGLLAKMGISILTPAIVGLMLVAGVCYKMSEEILREQIATDMNALLECQSIGLDAVFSGIEQGLQTMTENQRIKDQVEAYSRSKDEALEGSLFTRADHALDSFVTNNDAVSSAAIIAMDGTVLGYRVDKQQGKNKFVGANFSDREYFVKSKNGQPSVVGMVDATTGEVFTVLAMPLKLDGKNMAVLAAAIDSKILGKNTTDKIKIGQKGMVYAYDLQGRMVLNPDGSALGRNDSKMPHVAALLQQKEGRTRFDNGKGEKGLYYKPLPHEGWILCVEFDRGEIFKPISDLLTNASLLTLACALIVGTMIFFSARGIVRMVGGISGVAEAVAGGRLETDDKERALFNAAEKRGDEFSTLAAGMRRMVQSIRHLLSESEHKTQAAQHATEEAEKATAKAEEAARQAESAKREGMLTAAGQLEEVVSIISAASTELSAQIEQSDKSAVESAQRLAEAATAMNEMNATVQEVARNASAASAVSAETRANAESGANIVENALQSIGQVHKVSLALKGDMTTLNQHAQAITQIMNVISDIADQTNLLALNAAIEAARAGEAGRGFAVVADEVRKLAEKTMASTNDVGNAISAIQGSAGQSVAAMDKALAEVEKATELAKQSGEALQGIVTKVEESADQVSAIATASEQQSATSDEINQSIVSVNEMSSQTAQAMGEASRAVSELARQAERMSELISEMKRG; via the coding sequence ATGAAACTCGGATTACTTGCGAAAATGGGAATTTCCATCCTCACTCCGGCAATAGTGGGGCTGATGCTTGTGGCAGGGGTTTGCTACAAGATGTCAGAAGAAATCCTGCGAGAGCAGATTGCCACAGATATGAATGCCCTGCTTGAGTGCCAGAGCATCGGGCTTGACGCCGTGTTTTCTGGGATAGAACAGGGCCTGCAAACCATGACCGAGAACCAGCGCATCAAGGATCAGGTGGAAGCCTATTCCCGAAGCAAGGATGAGGCCTTGGAAGGCTCCCTGTTCACGAGGGCTGATCATGCGCTTGATTCTTTTGTGACCAATAACGATGCGGTTTCTTCCGCCGCGATCATTGCCATGGACGGCACCGTACTTGGGTACCGCGTTGATAAGCAGCAGGGGAAGAACAAGTTCGTCGGCGCCAATTTTTCTGACAGGGAATACTTTGTAAAGAGCAAGAATGGCCAGCCCAGTGTCGTCGGCATGGTTGATGCCACCACTGGTGAGGTGTTCACCGTGCTTGCCATGCCGCTCAAGCTGGACGGCAAAAACATGGCCGTGCTGGCAGCGGCAATCGACAGTAAAATTCTGGGCAAAAATACCACTGATAAAATCAAGATCGGGCAGAAGGGCATGGTCTATGCCTACGACCTTCAGGGGCGTATGGTTCTGAACCCGGATGGATCTGCTCTCGGGCGCAATGACAGCAAAATGCCCCATGTGGCGGCACTGCTGCAGCAAAAGGAAGGACGCACCCGCTTTGACAATGGCAAGGGTGAGAAAGGGCTGTACTACAAGCCGCTGCCGCACGAAGGCTGGATTTTGTGCGTGGAATTTGACCGTGGAGAAATCTTCAAACCCATCAGCGACCTGCTGACCAACGCCAGCCTGCTTACTCTGGCCTGTGCGCTGATAGTCGGAACCATGATCTTTTTCTCGGCCCGGGGCATAGTGCGTATGGTGGGCGGTATTTCAGGCGTGGCCGAAGCCGTTGCCGGTGGTCGCCTTGAAACCGACGACAAGGAGCGCGCTCTTTTCAATGCCGCTGAAAAGCGCGGTGACGAATTCAGTACCCTTGCGGCGGGTATGCGGCGCATGGTGCAAAGCATCAGACACCTTTTGAGCGAAAGTGAACATAAAACACAGGCCGCGCAGCATGCTACGGAAGAGGCGGAAAAAGCCACAGCAAAAGCCGAAGAAGCTGCGCGTCAGGCCGAGAGCGCCAAGCGCGAGGGCATGCTGACGGCAGCGGGGCAACTGGAAGAAGTGGTGAGCATTATTTCCGCCGCTTCCACAGAGCTTTCCGCGCAGATCGAGCAGTCGGACAAGAGCGCCGTGGAATCCGCACAGCGTCTGGCCGAGGCCGCCACTGCCATGAATGAAATGAACGCCACCGTGCAGGAAGTTGCCCGTAATGCCTCCGCGGCTTCGGCAGTGTCTGCGGAAACGCGGGCCAATGCTGAAAGCGGTGCGAATATTGTGGAAAACGCCTTGCAGAGCATAGGGCAGGTGCACAAGGTTTCGCTGGCGCTCAAGGGCGACATGACCACGCTGAACCAGCATGCCCAGGCAATTACCCAGATCATGAACGTGATTTCGGACATTGCCGACCAGACCAACCTGCTGGCGCTCAATGCCGCCATTGAGGCCGCCCGTGCGGGCGAGGCCGGGCGCGGTTTTGCCGTGGTGGCTGATGAAGTGCGCAAGCTGGCAGAAAAAACCATGGCCTCCACCAATGACGTGGGCAATGCCATTTCTGCCATCCAGGGCAGCGCAGGGCAGAGTGTTGCCGCCATGGACAAAGCGCTGGCAGAGGTGGAAAAGGCCACCGAGCTTGCAAAGCAGTCCGGCGAAGCATTGCAGGGAATTGTGACCAAGGTCGAGGAATCGGCAGATCAGGTGAGCGCCATTGCCACGGCCAGCGAACAGCAGTCCGCAACCAGCGACGAGATCAACCAGTCCATTGTCAGCGTCAACGAAATGTCCAGCCAGACGGCGCAGGCCATGGGCGAGGCTTCGCGGGCCGTGAGCGAGCTTGCCCGCCAGGCCGAGCGCATGAGCGAACTTATCAGCGAGATGAAGCGCGGCTAG
- a CDS encoding universal stress protein, which yields MKDIKKILCAVDLSEHSKEVAEYAVLLAKGLNASVLVVYTAPSLSQYVGFHVPPNTIENFVGEIVTGAEKSMESFVAENFVGVEAKGQVLIGYAAEEILNRAREEKADLIVMGTHGRKGIDRILFGSVAEKVVKNADMPVLTVRPTEAGE from the coding sequence ATGAAGGATATCAAGAAGATTCTTTGCGCGGTAGACCTTTCCGAACACAGCAAGGAAGTTGCCGAATACGCGGTGCTTCTTGCCAAGGGGCTCAATGCGAGCGTGCTTGTTGTATACACTGCCCCCTCGCTGAGCCAGTACGTGGGCTTTCATGTGCCACCCAACACCATTGAAAATTTTGTCGGCGAGATTGTGACCGGCGCTGAAAAGTCCATGGAATCGTTTGTGGCCGAAAATTTCGTGGGTGTTGAAGCTAAGGGACAGGTGCTCATCGGCTATGCTGCCGAAGAAATCCTCAACCGCGCCCGTGAAGAAAAGGCCGACCTTATCGTTATGGGCACCCATGGCCGCAAGGGCATTGACCGTATTCTTTTCGGCTCTGTGGCGGAAAAGGTGGTCAAGAACGCCGACATGCCCGTGCTGACCGTGCGCCCCACGGAAGCAGGCGAATAA
- a CDS encoding periplasmic heavy metal sensor: MKTSKIVISGAALTLAIFLGLSGVASARQGDGQGPTGMGPGTGMGMGMGPGMGSGMGYGMGLSSEQMETMQQIHQGFVEKTQPTMQQHFSKMAELNNLAAAGAKPDDARVKAAQKDLREIDAKLYSAKGEMLKQMSDKGIPFMAGHGMGRGMGHRMGGHGMGHGMMGNGMMGPGNCPGMAGMTGATNATGNAVQSGATGNK; the protein is encoded by the coding sequence ATGAAGACCTCCAAGATCGTTATTAGCGGCGCGGCCCTTACCCTTGCCATTTTCCTCGGCCTTTCGGGCGTTGCCTCTGCACGGCAAGGCGATGGGCAAGGCCCTACGGGTATGGGACCCGGCACAGGCATGGGTATGGGTATGGGCCCCGGCATGGGTTCTGGCATGGGCTATGGCATGGGATTGTCCAGCGAGCAGATGGAAACCATGCAGCAGATCCACCAGGGCTTTGTTGAAAAAACACAGCCCACCATGCAGCAGCACTTTTCCAAGATGGCTGAACTGAACAATCTTGCCGCCGCTGGCGCCAAGCCCGACGATGCCCGCGTCAAGGCCGCCCAGAAGGATCTGCGCGAAATCGACGCCAAGCTGTACAGCGCCAAGGGCGAAATGCTCAAGCAGATGTCTGACAAGGGCATTCCCTTCATGGCTGGCCACGGCATGGGCCGTGGCATGGGACACCGCATGGGCGGACACGGCATGGGACATGGCATGATGGGTAACGGCATGATGGGCCCCGGCAACTGCCCCGGCATGGCTGGCATGACTGGCGCAACCAATGCCACAGGCAATGCCGTGCAGTCCGGCGCTACCGGCAACAAGTAA
- a CDS encoding ATP-binding protein: MIRFRSSFSQRLSRMGLSPWMLIGAALILGLTLVGLSVRSNQRERAFMVHNLTDRAEALIWALEAGTRTGLRLSPGAVLGLRPLLSETARQPGILYMAVTDTSGAILAQSGDSSPIPGVPDDAAPEFVPTPMLVQPQDIPNLAQVSDRPMWRVRTVDGKEVFEVFRVFAPLSRSHGQQHMGGQQHMGGGHGPHGMGMMGRMMGIDGPESAGGPYDLDVFGNPPPPPSVRGGFGARPGPEAPRQVVGVALVGFDARPFEDALAQDARNNLLSAALAAALGLAAFVSLFWMHNNRRWRRIVRDQQVMAAEVVANLPLGLVISDPDGRIAMINDTALTMFGKQRAEIFPSGAAASQGGPDKPGRPTRARRLNSLPGLEWEALAGKLVKGSRILEQETTLAVPGIKTLTISLGGAAMRNEDGAFLGNVFVLRDITEMKRLQTDAQRNDRLAALGHLAAGVAHEIRNPLSTIKGVALYIAKRMPLGGREEEAAQRMIDEVERLDRVVSELLEFARPGSFETVQADLGEVIGRALRLAEADLKAKSIAVVFEMDPGFPLVRISMERLTQALLNLFLNAVQAMDHGGTLRVSTRALPEGMFSITVADTGPGIPAEIQASIFTPYFTTKSSGTGLGLAIVYQIAEGHGGRVSVGNAPGHGAEFTLTLPVNGKN; the protein is encoded by the coding sequence ATGATCCGTTTTCGCTCATCTTTCTCCCAGCGCTTGTCGCGCATGGGCCTTTCACCCTGGATGCTGATTGGGGCAGCCCTTATTCTCGGCCTGACTCTGGTGGGGCTTTCCGTTCGCAGCAATCAACGCGAACGGGCCTTTATGGTGCACAACCTTACGGACAGGGCCGAGGCGCTCATTTGGGCACTTGAAGCCGGAACCCGCACGGGCCTGCGCCTCAGCCCCGGCGCTGTGCTCGGCCTGCGTCCGCTGCTCAGTGAAACCGCCCGACAGCCCGGCATTCTCTATATGGCCGTGACCGACACCAGCGGGGCCATACTAGCCCAGAGCGGCGACAGTTCGCCAATCCCCGGTGTGCCGGATGACGCCGCGCCGGAATTTGTCCCTACCCCCATGCTGGTGCAGCCACAGGATATCCCCAACCTTGCCCAAGTTTCAGACCGGCCCATGTGGAGAGTAAGGACGGTGGATGGAAAGGAAGTTTTTGAGGTTTTTCGTGTGTTTGCGCCCCTGAGCCGTTCACATGGGCAACAGCACATGGGCGGGCAACAACATATGGGTGGCGGGCATGGCCCCCACGGCATGGGCATGATGGGCCGGATGATGGGGATTGATGGCCCTGAGAGTGCTGGCGGCCCGTATGATCTCGATGTGTTTGGCAATCCGCCGCCGCCCCCTTCCGTACGGGGAGGGTTTGGTGCCCGCCCCGGCCCTGAGGCCCCCCGGCAGGTGGTGGGTGTGGCCTTGGTGGGCTTTGACGCGCGCCCCTTTGAGGATGCTCTGGCGCAGGACGCGCGCAATAACCTGCTTTCTGCCGCACTGGCTGCCGCCTTGGGGCTGGCCGCCTTTGTCTCCCTGTTCTGGATGCACAACAACCGGCGCTGGCGGCGTATTGTGCGCGATCAGCAAGTAATGGCCGCAGAGGTCGTGGCTAACCTCCCCCTGGGACTGGTGATCAGCGACCCGGACGGGCGCATTGCCATGATCAACGACACGGCTTTGACCATGTTTGGCAAACAGCGCGCAGAGATATTTCCTTCTGGCGCGGCGGCCTCGCAAGGCGGCCCAGACAAGCCCGGCAGACCCACACGGGCAAGGCGGCTGAACAGTCTACCCGGCCTGGAATGGGAAGCCCTGGCCGGCAAACTGGTTAAGGGATCGCGCATTCTGGAGCAGGAAACGACACTCGCCGTGCCGGGGATCAAAACGCTGACCATCAGCCTTGGCGGCGCGGCCATGCGCAATGAGGACGGCGCTTTTTTGGGCAATGTATTTGTGTTGCGCGACATTACGGAAATGAAGCGCCTTCAGACTGACGCCCAGCGCAATGACCGGCTTGCGGCCCTTGGGCATCTGGCGGCGGGTGTGGCGCACGAAATCCGCAATCCTTTGAGCACCATCAAGGGCGTGGCCCTGTATATCGCCAAGCGCATGCCTCTGGGCGGGCGCGAGGAAGAAGCCGCCCAACGCATGATTGACGAAGTGGAACGGCTGGACCGCGTGGTTTCCGAGTTGTTGGAATTTGCGCGCCCCGGTTCGTTTGAAACAGTGCAGGCTGACTTGGGCGAGGTCATCGGGCGGGCGCTGCGGCTTGCCGAGGCCGACCTCAAGGCCAAGAGCATTGCCGTGGTTTTTGAAATGGATCCGGGTTTCCCGCTGGTACGCATCAGCATGGAGCGGCTTACTCAGGCCCTGCTGAATCTTTTTCTCAACGCGGTTCAGGCCATGGATCACGGCGGCACCCTGCGTGTGAGTACGCGCGCGCTGCCCGAGGGCATGTTCAGCATCACCGTGGCCGACACGGGGCCGGGCATCCCGGCAGAGATTCAGGCCTCCATCTTTACGCCCTATTTTACCACCAAATCATCGGGAACTGGCCTTGGCCTTGCCATTGTCTATCAGATTGCCGAGGGGCACGGCGGGCGCGTCAGCGTTGGCAACGCGCCGGGGCATGGGGCGGAATTTACGCTCACCCTGCCTGTAAACGGCAAAAACTAG
- a CDS encoding DNA-3-methyladenine glycosylase family protein, whose amino-acid sequence MFRYRNHVQDEIMPQYFIYGKKEIGFLSRKDKRLAAAMERIGPIQREVRPDLFDALMHSIVGQQIATKAQQTVWARLVLALGKVTPETIDGAETATLQGVGLSFRKVAYMKAAARKVLLGELDVEALRLMDDASLCATLCALDGVGVWTAEMLMLFSLQRPDVLSFGDLAILRGLRMLHRHREVSRGRFEIYRRRYSPYGSAASLYLWAIAGGALPDFSDPAASRR is encoded by the coding sequence ATGTTCAGATACAGAAACCATGTTCAGGACGAAATAATGCCCCAGTATTTTATCTACGGCAAAAAAGAGATCGGCTTCCTCTCCCGTAAAGACAAACGCCTCGCCGCAGCCATGGAACGCATAGGCCCCATACAGCGGGAGGTGCGGCCCGACCTCTTTGACGCGCTCATGCACTCCATAGTCGGACAGCAGATTGCCACCAAGGCGCAGCAGACAGTGTGGGCGCGGCTTGTGCTTGCCCTTGGCAAAGTGACGCCTGAAACCATAGACGGCGCTGAAACTGCCACGTTGCAGGGAGTGGGGCTTTCCTTCCGCAAGGTTGCCTATATGAAGGCAGCCGCGCGCAAGGTGCTGCTGGGAGAACTGGACGTGGAGGCCCTGAGGCTCATGGACGATGCCAGCCTCTGCGCCACCCTGTGCGCGCTGGACGGGGTTGGCGTGTGGACAGCGGAAATGCTCATGCTGTTTTCACTCCAGCGGCCTGATGTGCTCAGTTTTGGCGACCTTGCCATCCTGCGGGGCCTGCGCATGCTGCACCGGCACCGGGAAGTCAGCCGGGGCCGTTTTGAAATCTATCGTCGTCGCTACAGTCCTTATGGTTCGGCGGCAAGCCTGTACCTGTGGGCCATAGCAGGCGGGGCTTTGCCTGATTTTTCCGATCCGGCGGCTTCAAGGCGCTGA